The Haloarcula sp. DT43 genome includes a region encoding these proteins:
- a CDS encoding ABC transporter ATP-binding protein: MTSQNHATASGTAATESSTNRTEASLTGEDLVLTYPSGDSPVIDGESIAAEPGAVTALVGPNGSGKSTLLKGLANQLTPAAGSVLLDGQDIQTLEPKEMARKLGLLSQESTSPNSITVEDLVYHGRYPHRGFFESVTDEDEAAVDRAIDLAGCDHLRDREVGSLSGGQKQLAWIAMVLAQDTDVLLLDEPTTFLDLHHQLEVMAIIETLRDESDITVVVVLHDIEQAARLADRMVALRDGEIQARGKPEDVVTEQLLAEVFEIEAEVSVTPRGPRVDPICARHDGDERGSDGDEAERPGEVVAE; the protein is encoded by the coding sequence ATGACGTCACAGAACCACGCGACCGCGAGCGGTACCGCCGCTACGGAGTCGTCGACGAACCGAACCGAGGCCTCGCTGACCGGCGAGGACCTGGTCCTGACCTACCCGTCCGGCGACAGTCCGGTCATCGACGGCGAGTCGATTGCGGCCGAGCCGGGGGCCGTGACCGCCCTCGTCGGCCCGAACGGCTCGGGCAAGAGTACGCTACTGAAGGGTCTGGCGAACCAGCTCACGCCGGCGGCGGGGTCGGTCCTGCTGGACGGGCAGGACATCCAGACCCTTGAACCCAAAGAGATGGCCCGAAAGCTCGGCCTCCTCTCACAGGAGAGCACGTCGCCGAACAGCATCACCGTCGAGGATTTGGTGTATCACGGCCGCTACCCGCACCGCGGGTTCTTCGAGAGCGTCACCGACGAGGACGAGGCCGCCGTCGACCGGGCCATCGACCTGGCCGGCTGTGACCACCTCCGCGACCGCGAAGTCGGCAGTCTCAGCGGCGGCCAGAAGCAACTGGCCTGGATAGCGATGGTCCTCGCACAGGACACCGACGTCCTCCTGCTTGACGAGCCGACGACGTTTCTCGACCTCCACCACCAACTCGAAGTGATGGCGATAATCGAGACGCTCCGGGACGAGAGCGACATCACAGTCGTCGTGGTCCTCCACGACATCGAGCAGGCGGCCCGCCTCGCCGACAGGATGGTCGCGCTCAGGGACGGCGAGATACAGGCCCGGGGGAAGCCCGAGGATGTCGTGACGGAGCAGTTACTCGCGGAGGTCTTCGAAATCGAGGCCGAGGTCTCGGTCACGCCCCGCGGGCCGCGCGTCGACCCCATCTGTGCCCGTCATGACGGGGACGAACGCGGGAGCGACGGCGACGAAGCGGAGCGCCCCGGAGAAGTCGTCGCCGAGTAG
- a CDS encoding FecCD family ABC transporter permease, with amino-acid sequence MASRSTNTPGVRERARAWVGDVDASLLGLCLASVAVVVAGGLVQVSFGAYSMTILEAWRAVFDPQILFDLRVWQVLLLGGQVNPDALLHPLAWDSLVVDASLPEMNRRSLIVWNIRLPRVLVGVLVGMNLAVSGAIFQAVTRNELASPFILGVSSGAGLMILLTLVVFSGLATLLPLIASAGGAVAFLVVYAIAWKNGTSPVRLVLAGVIVSTVFGSLQTAMFFFADDIGIVQSAIAWTTGSLTGTDWEQVRMALPWTVVAMGLSLFSSRQLNVLLLGENTARSLGMSVEKVRFALSGVAVLAASASIAVAGIVGFIGLIVPHMVRNIVGSDYRKLVVGCVFAGPALMVGADVGARLALSPTQIPVGIVTGLVGGPYFLYLMRRQQHMGEI; translated from the coding sequence ATGGCGAGCAGGTCGACGAACACCCCCGGCGTCCGGGAACGCGCACGGGCCTGGGTCGGCGACGTCGACGCGTCGCTGCTCGGGCTCTGTCTGGCGAGCGTGGCGGTCGTCGTCGCCGGCGGTCTCGTGCAGGTGAGTTTCGGCGCGTACTCGATGACTATCCTCGAAGCGTGGCGGGCCGTCTTCGACCCGCAGATTCTGTTCGACCTCCGGGTCTGGCAGGTGCTGTTGCTCGGCGGGCAGGTCAACCCCGACGCGCTGTTGCACCCCCTGGCCTGGGACTCGCTCGTCGTCGACGCGTCGCTCCCGGAGATGAACAGGCGGAGCCTCATCGTCTGGAACATCCGGCTGCCCCGCGTGCTCGTCGGCGTGCTCGTCGGGATGAACCTCGCGGTGTCCGGAGCCATCTTCCAGGCGGTCACACGGAACGAACTCGCCAGCCCGTTCATCCTCGGCGTCTCCTCGGGCGCGGGGCTGATGATTCTGCTCACGCTGGTGGTGTTCTCGGGGCTGGCGACGCTCCTCCCGCTGATTGCCTCCGCCGGCGGCGCGGTGGCGTTTCTCGTCGTCTACGCCATCGCCTGGAAGAACGGCACCTCGCCGGTCCGGTTGGTGCTGGCCGGCGTCATCGTCAGCACCGTCTTCGGCTCCCTCCAGACGGCGATGTTCTTCTTCGCGGACGACATCGGCATCGTCCAGTCCGCCATCGCCTGGACCACCGGGTCGCTGACCGGAACCGACTGGGAGCAGGTTCGGATGGCGCTGCCCTGGACGGTCGTGGCGATGGGGCTGTCGCTTTTCAGCTCGCGCCAGCTGAACGTCCTCCTGCTCGGCGAGAACACCGCCAGGTCGCTGGGCATGAGCGTCGAGAAGGTCCGGTTCGCGCTCTCGGGCGTGGCCGTGCTCGCGGCGTCCGCGAGCATCGCCGTGGCCGGTATCGTCGGCTTCATCGGCCTCATCGTCCCCCACATGGTCCGCAACATCGTCGGGAGCGACTACCGGAAGCTCGTCGTCGGCTGTGTCTTCGCCGGGCCGGCGCTCATGGTCGGTGCCGACGTCGGGGCGCGCCTGGCGTTGAGCCCGACACAGATTCCGGTCGGCATCGTCACCGGACTGGTCGGGGGGCCGTACTTCCTCTATCTGATGCGCAGACAACAGCACATGGGTGAGATATGA
- a CDS encoding ABC transporter substrate-binding protein, whose product MADDADTETPTRREYVKYGATVLSAGLLAGCTGDTEGSEATPTPSATGTADGSYSVAISPMGEVTFDSPPETVFTRLTHHADMAFALGRGDTVTAMHAPDYYNGLWNQFVERLPGVSLDWSGLYSSWEPSKEKLYELDSDVHLADPAWIAKQDNWDRPDFEEIATNVSPWFGNSLSDRHAEPAPGWEDYEYYTLWEQFELVAEAFQEQARYEALAAVHDELRSTIDARLPPESERPSAVMLAAADIDEMYAYTLDNPGFLTAHTRPLGARDAFEGAVETNTVVDFETLLEADPDVILHLGGFEPNTSLPERREAFASDPVAAEITAVQNDRIYPQGARYQGPILHLFQLEMTAKQLYPEQFGEWPTYTSGPYPEIPAEEQLFDRQRVADVITGSFDPV is encoded by the coding sequence ATGGCAGACGACGCCGATACCGAGACGCCGACGCGGAGAGAGTACGTGAAATACGGCGCGACAGTTCTCAGCGCCGGGTTACTCGCTGGCTGTACCGGCGACACGGAGGGAAGCGAAGCCACACCGACGCCGTCCGCGACGGGGACGGCCGACGGGTCCTACTCCGTCGCCATCTCGCCGATGGGCGAGGTGACGTTCGATTCGCCTCCGGAGACCGTCTTCACGCGGCTCACCCACCACGCCGACATGGCTTTCGCCCTGGGACGGGGGGACACCGTCACGGCGATGCACGCCCCGGACTACTACAACGGCCTCTGGAACCAGTTCGTCGAACGGCTGCCCGGCGTGTCGCTGGACTGGAGCGGGCTGTACTCCTCGTGGGAGCCGAGCAAGGAGAAACTGTACGAACTGGACAGCGACGTCCACCTGGCGGACCCGGCCTGGATAGCCAAACAGGACAACTGGGACCGGCCGGACTTCGAGGAGATAGCGACCAACGTCTCGCCGTGGTTCGGCAACTCGCTGAGCGACCGCCACGCCGAACCAGCGCCGGGCTGGGAGGACTACGAGTACTACACCCTCTGGGAGCAGTTCGAACTCGTCGCCGAGGCGTTCCAGGAGCAGGCTCGCTACGAGGCGCTCGCGGCCGTCCACGACGAGCTACGCTCGACCATCGACGCGAGGCTCCCGCCCGAGTCCGAGCGCCCGTCGGCGGTGATGCTCGCCGCAGCCGACATCGACGAGATGTACGCGTACACGCTCGACAACCCCGGGTTCCTGACCGCCCACACCCGCCCGCTCGGCGCACGGGACGCCTTCGAGGGCGCGGTCGAGACCAACACCGTGGTCGACTTCGAGACGCTGCTGGAGGCGGACCCGGACGTGATACTCCACCTCGGCGGGTTCGAGCCGAACACGAGCCTCCCGGAGCGGCGCGAGGCGTTCGCGTCCGACCCCGTCGCCGCCGAGATAACGGCCGTCCAGAACGACCGCATCTACCCGCAGGGGGCGCGATACCAGGGGCCGATTCTCCACCTCTTCCAGTTGGAGATGACCGCGAAGCAGCTGTACCCGGAGCAGTTCGGCGAGTGGCCGACCTACACCTCGGGCCCCTATCCCGAGATTCCGGCCGAGGAACAGCTGTTCGACCGCCAGCGGGTCGCGGACGTCATCACCGGGTCGTTCGACCCCGTGTAG
- a CDS encoding zinc-dependent alcohol dehydrogenase family protein, translating to MRAAIYRGPGEITVEEVPRPEIESPTDAIVRVTHTAVCGSDLWFYRGESDREEGSRVGHEPMGIVEEVGDDVRSVEPGDRVFAPFVVSCGRCEFCRKGLHTSCVNGDSWGGDNGGGQGEYVRATEADGTLVRVPGRHADDEDTLEAILPLTDVMGTGHHAAVSAGVEEGDTCVVVGDGAVGLCGVLAARRLGAERIIAMGHHEDRLDLAESFGATETVAARGQDAVDAALDLTDGGANHVLECVGAASAMETAIDVCRPGGTVGYVGVPHGVDDDGLDVFSMFGDNIGLNGGVAPVRAYADDLLADVLQGTLDPSPIFTKTVDLDGVPDGYRAMDEREAIKVLVKL from the coding sequence ATGCGCGCAGCTATCTATCGCGGTCCCGGAGAGATAACCGTCGAGGAGGTCCCGCGACCGGAAATCGAGTCGCCAACCGACGCAATCGTCCGCGTGACACACACCGCGGTCTGTGGCTCCGACCTGTGGTTCTATCGCGGCGAGAGCGACCGCGAGGAGGGGTCTCGGGTCGGCCACGAGCCGATGGGCATCGTCGAGGAGGTCGGCGACGACGTGCGTTCGGTCGAACCCGGCGACCGGGTGTTCGCTCCGTTCGTCGTCAGTTGCGGCCGGTGTGAGTTCTGCCGGAAGGGCCTGCACACCTCCTGTGTCAACGGCGACTCCTGGGGCGGCGACAACGGCGGCGGCCAGGGCGAGTACGTCCGGGCGACGGAGGCCGACGGGACGCTCGTCCGCGTTCCGGGCCGCCACGCCGACGACGAGGACACGCTGGAGGCGATTCTGCCGCTGACGGACGTGATGGGGACCGGCCACCACGCGGCGGTCAGCGCCGGCGTCGAGGAGGGCGACACCTGCGTCGTCGTCGGCGACGGGGCCGTCGGCCTGTGTGGCGTGCTCGCGGCGCGCCGCCTCGGTGCGGAACGCATCATCGCCATGGGCCACCACGAGGACCGCCTCGACCTGGCGGAGTCGTTCGGCGCGACGGAGACAGTCGCCGCCCGCGGACAGGACGCCGTCGACGCGGCGCTGGACCTGACCGACGGCGGCGCGAACCACGTGCTGGAGTGTGTCGGTGCGGCCTCGGCGATGGAGACGGCCATCGACGTCTGTCGGCCGGGCGGGACCGTCGGCTACGTCGGCGTGCCACACGGCGTCGACGACGACGGACTGGACGTGTTCTCGATGTTCGGCGACAACATCGGGCTCAACGGCGGCGTGGCACCGGTTCGGGCCTACGCCGACGACCTGCTGGCCGACGTGTTACAGGGCACGCTCGACCCGTCGCCGATATTCACGAAGACCGTCGACCTCGACGGCGTGCCCGACGGGTATCGGGCGATGGACGAACGGGAAGCAATCAAAGTCCTCGTCAAACTGTAG